One segment of Paraburkholderia bonniea DNA contains the following:
- a CDS encoding EscE/YscE/SsaE family type III secretion system needle protein co-chaperone has protein sequence MNSKLPHTSFQPPPEAMTELETELKGPHGEQRAQALLAQLKTLTERIDQELRRKSTPERFKELTTIKQALSASSTVIETFSRQPQ, from the coding sequence ATGAACTCAAAGCTCCCGCACACCTCATTCCAGCCACCGCCCGAAGCGATGACTGAGCTCGAAACCGAACTGAAAGGCCCACATGGCGAGCAGCGCGCGCAAGCGTTGCTGGCACAGCTCAAAACCCTCACCGAACGGATCGACCAGGAATTGCGCCGCAAATCCACCCCAGAGCGTTTCAAGGAACTCACCACCATCAAACAGGCGCTGAGCGCATCCAGCACCGTGATTGAGACTTTCAGCCGCCAGCCTCAGTAA
- a CDS encoding EscF/YscF/HrpA family type III secretion system needle major subunit, translating into MPTYNPSSNSLNIDGFAAMIGTSVDSAEADLQSTLNALGKSPTEGDLLKAQQKLQTWSMDVSMDATVIKEIGDTLKGVIQKAG; encoded by the coding sequence ATGCCGACCTATAACCCGTCTAGCAACTCACTCAATATCGACGGCTTTGCCGCGATGATTGGCACCTCAGTCGATTCAGCCGAAGCCGATTTGCAATCCACGCTCAATGCGCTTGGCAAATCGCCCACCGAAGGAGACTTGCTGAAAGCTCAGCAAAAGCTGCAAACGTGGTCGATGGACGTGTCGATGGATGCGACCGTCATTAAGGAAATTGGCGACACGCTGAAAGGCGTGATTCAGAAAGCGGGATAA
- a CDS encoding ATP-binding response regulator, producing the protein MAVQVSSLRRSFPFALTGSALSACVVANVMRDVVALPQVMSWLVLTLCVALARCLAMLHYDRNSGQPGAGPRWLRQMMLGNLVSGALWGFPFAWWTFFVPLEYQLFFIVVLFGLGTGAIYSNYMVLPVVYAFQVMAFAPPFLALMVQPSVVHLALVVAGSAYLVATLAFIHRMNKTHLDALRLGYENLALLDQVRLEKDAAERSDLEKSRFLAAASHDLRQPVHAMSLFLGLLALENLSSRSRYLVENITRATSAMGHLFDALLNISRLDAGVIHPRIEAFSLDALLDQIRSEYTPQAQQKGLSLHVRPSHAVVRSDPLLLERILRNLVSNAIVHTVRGRVLVGCRKRGEGLDIEVWDTGPGIPAREHERIFWEFHQLRNPERDRGKGLGLGLAIVRRTATLLGHTLTLRSREGRGTVFVLSVQRGASTVPQLEAEAEAAREAETAAQASTARHTGQLILVVDDDAQNREGLSLLLEGWGYRVVAASNGDSLLGKIAHMRDKPALIVTDYRLRDHETGIQVIDRVREEYNDPDIPVLLVSGDTDPSRLVQAAEREMPLLHKPVEVDALRSWIDRLLAGNDVPAQA; encoded by the coding sequence GTGGCTGTGCAGGTTTCATCGTTACGCCGTAGTTTTCCGTTTGCATTGACGGGCTCTGCGCTGAGCGCATGTGTGGTGGCGAATGTGATGCGCGACGTCGTGGCGTTGCCGCAAGTCATGTCATGGCTGGTGCTGACACTGTGCGTCGCGCTTGCGCGCTGTCTGGCGATGCTGCATTACGACCGCAACAGCGGCCAGCCCGGTGCTGGGCCGCGCTGGTTGCGCCAGATGATGCTGGGCAACCTGGTGTCGGGAGCGTTATGGGGGTTTCCGTTCGCCTGGTGGACCTTCTTCGTGCCGCTTGAATACCAGCTATTTTTTATCGTCGTGCTGTTTGGTCTTGGCACTGGCGCGATCTATTCGAATTACATGGTGTTGCCGGTGGTGTACGCGTTTCAGGTGATGGCGTTTGCGCCGCCCTTTCTCGCGTTGATGGTGCAGCCGTCCGTTGTGCATCTGGCGCTGGTGGTTGCGGGCAGCGCGTATCTGGTGGCCACGCTGGCGTTTATTCACCGTATGAACAAGACCCATCTGGATGCGTTGCGGCTGGGTTATGAAAACCTCGCGCTGCTCGATCAGGTACGCCTTGAAAAAGACGCGGCCGAACGCAGCGACCTCGAAAAATCCCGCTTTCTCGCTGCGGCCAGCCATGACCTGCGCCAGCCGGTGCATGCGATGAGCCTCTTTCTCGGCTTGCTGGCGCTCGAAAATCTCTCCAGCCGCAGCCGTTATCTGGTTGAAAACATCACGCGTGCCACCTCAGCGATGGGGCATTTGTTTGATGCGCTGCTGAATATTTCACGCCTCGATGCGGGCGTAATTCATCCGCGTATCGAAGCGTTTTCACTGGATGCGCTGCTCGACCAGATTCGCTCCGAATACACCCCGCAAGCGCAGCAAAAAGGTTTGTCGCTGCATGTGCGGCCAAGCCACGCGGTGGTGCGCTCCGATCCGCTGTTGCTGGAGCGGATCTTGCGCAACCTGGTGAGCAACGCGATCGTGCATACCGTGCGCGGACGTGTGCTGGTGGGCTGCCGGAAGCGGGGCGAGGGGCTCGACATCGAGGTCTGGGACACCGGCCCTGGCATTCCGGCACGCGAGCATGAGCGCATCTTCTGGGAGTTTCACCAGTTGCGGAACCCTGAGCGCGACCGGGGCAAGGGGCTGGGTTTGGGGCTGGCGATCGTGCGGCGCACTGCGACGCTGCTGGGCCACACGTTGACGCTGCGTTCCCGCGAGGGACGCGGCACGGTGTTTGTGCTGAGCGTGCAACGTGGCGCGAGCACGGTGCCGCAACTCGAAGCCGAGGCCGAGGCGGCCCGTGAGGCTGAAACGGCGGCGCAGGCCAGCACTGCACGCCATACCGGCCAACTGATTCTGGTGGTGGACGATGACGCGCAAAACCGCGAAGGGCTGAGCTTGCTGCTGGAGGGTTGGGGCTATCGAGTGGTGGCCGCATCGAATGGCGACAGCTTGCTGGGCAAGATCGCCCATATGCGCGACAAGCCCGCGCTGATCGTCACGGATTACCGTCTGCGCGATCACGAAACCGGGATTCAGGTGATTGACCGGGTGCGCGAGGAATACAACGACCCGGATATTCCGGTGCTGCTGGTGAGTGGCGATACTGATCCATCGCGTCTGGTGCAGGCCGCCGAGCGGGAAATGCCGTTGCTGCACAAGCCGGTGGAAGTTGATGCGCTGCGCAGCTGGATAGACCGGCTGCTGGCGGGTAATGATGTACCGGCGCAAGCCTGA
- a CDS encoding ABC transporter substrate-binding protein, translating to MMVMAGAAQAQSSLTVVNFGGANGDAQRAAFVQPFEKASGTKVSVVEYDGSQAKVKAMVEAKHVSWDVVDVESGDLGRGCSEGLYEKLDFTKIGKQADYIPGSIDECGVGAFVWSTALAYNADALKTAPTGWKDFWDVKKIPGKRGLRKMARGNLEFALMADGVPPKDVYSVLATPAGVDRAFKKLTELKPYIQWWEAGAQAPQFLVAGDVVMSSAFNGRINAARKDGKNLQVAWNGSIYDLDYWAIVKGTPNLAAAYKYIAYATSPGATADFAKRIGYGPVNTGGIAKLDAKTLASLPNSPQNIKNAVRQDGEFWTDHGDELEQRFAAWAAK from the coding sequence ATGATGGTGATGGCTGGCGCAGCTCAGGCGCAATCGAGCCTGACGGTGGTGAATTTCGGCGGCGCGAATGGCGACGCGCAGCGCGCGGCGTTTGTCCAGCCGTTTGAAAAGGCGTCGGGCACCAAGGTCTCGGTGGTCGAATACGACGGCTCGCAAGCCAAGGTCAAGGCAATGGTCGAAGCGAAGCACGTGTCGTGGGACGTGGTGGATGTGGAGTCTGGTGATCTGGGCCGGGGCTGTAGCGAGGGCCTGTACGAGAAGCTCGATTTCACGAAGATCGGCAAGCAGGCTGATTACATCCCAGGCTCGATTGACGAATGCGGCGTAGGGGCCTTTGTCTGGTCCACGGCGCTGGCGTATAACGCCGATGCGCTCAAAACAGCCCCTACTGGCTGGAAAGACTTCTGGGACGTGAAGAAGATTCCAGGCAAGCGCGGCTTGCGCAAGATGGCGCGGGGCAATCTGGAGTTCGCGCTGATGGCCGATGGCGTGCCGCCGAAAGATGTCTACAGCGTGCTGGCGACACCAGCCGGGGTGGACCGCGCGTTTAAAAAGCTGACTGAACTCAAGCCGTACATCCAGTGGTGGGAAGCTGGTGCGCAAGCGCCGCAGTTTCTGGTGGCGGGTGACGTCGTGATGTCGTCGGCATTCAATGGCCGGATCAACGCCGCGCGCAAAGATGGCAAGAACCTCCAGGTCGCATGGAATGGCAGCATCTACGATCTCGACTACTGGGCCATCGTCAAGGGCACGCCTAATCTCGCGGCGGCATACAAATACATCGCGTATGCCACCTCGCCTGGTGCCACGGCGGATTTCGCCAAACGGATTGGTTATGGCCCGGTGAATACCGGCGGGATTGCGAAGCTCGATGCAAAAACGCTGGCGTCGCTGCCTAACTCACCGCAGAACATCAAAAACGCGGTGCGTCAGGATGGCGAATTCTGGACCGATCATGGTGATGAACTTGAACAGCGTTTTGCTGCATGGGCGGCTAAATAG
- a CDS encoding aspartate aminotransferase family protein, which translates to MSVIEACGNPASATEAKTHPAATTAAILARRAHLLGPAYRLFYERPLHPVRGEGVWLYDDEGRRYLDAYNNVAAVGHCHPRVVEAIARQAAQLNTHTRYLHTGILDYAERLLALLPAADYQLMLTCTGSEANDLALRAARAFTGGTGVIVTECAYHGVTSAVAEVSPSLGMALGPMVRTVPAPGTGGPLSFAQHVQAALDDMRAHGVRPAALLVDTIFSSDGVRSHPCDALAPAADVIRRAGGVLIADEVQAGFWRLGERMWGFERHGVVPDIITMGKPMGNGHPVAGVALRAEIIASFGASVRYFNTFGGNPVSCAAAAAVLDVLEDEKLGENAYYVGEHLHAGLRWLAQRHALIAEVRGTGLFAGVELGAPAGAAQPLAQIAANVVNGMREAGVLISATGVQGNVLKIRPPLPFSGEHADLLIEALDDALAFATARARL; encoded by the coding sequence ATGTCCGTCATTGAAGCGTGCGGCAACCCCGCTAGTGCCACCGAAGCAAAAACCCATCCCGCTGCAACCACCGCCGCGATTCTCGCGCGCCGCGCTCATCTGCTGGGGCCTGCCTATCGCCTGTTCTATGAGCGTCCGTTGCATCCGGTGCGCGGTGAGGGGGTCTGGCTGTACGACGATGAAGGCCGCCGCTATCTCGATGCATACAACAACGTCGCCGCAGTGGGCCATTGCCATCCGCGCGTAGTCGAAGCGATTGCCCGCCAGGCTGCGCAACTGAATACCCACACGCGTTATCTGCACACCGGCATTCTCGATTACGCCGAACGTTTGCTGGCGCTGTTGCCTGCGGCCGATTACCAACTGATGCTGACGTGTACCGGCAGCGAAGCCAATGACCTGGCCTTGCGCGCCGCGCGGGCGTTTACTGGCGGCACTGGCGTGATCGTCACCGAATGCGCTTATCACGGCGTCACCTCAGCCGTGGCCGAAGTGTCGCCATCGCTGGGCATGGCGCTGGGCCCGATGGTGCGCACTGTGCCAGCGCCTGGCACGGGTGGCCCGCTGAGTTTCGCGCAGCACGTGCAAGCGGCGCTCGACGATATGCGCGCGCACGGCGTGCGGCCTGCGGCGTTGCTCGTCGATACGATTTTTTCTAGCGATGGCGTGCGCTCGCATCCTTGCGATGCGCTTGCACCTGCCGCCGACGTGATCCGCCGCGCAGGTGGCGTGCTGATCGCCGATGAGGTGCAAGCGGGTTTCTGGCGTCTGGGTGAGCGCATGTGGGGCTTCGAGCGCCACGGCGTGGTGCCGGACATCATCACGATGGGCAAGCCGATGGGCAATGGCCACCCGGTGGCGGGCGTGGCGTTGCGCGCGGAGATCATCGCGTCGTTTGGCGCGTCGGTGCGCTACTTCAATACGTTCGGCGGTAATCCGGTGTCGTGCGCGGCAGCAGCAGCGGTGCTCGATGTGCTCGAAGACGAAAAACTCGGTGAAAACGCGTACTACGTTGGTGAGCATCTGCATGCGGGCTTGCGCTGGCTCGCACAACGTCACGCGCTGATCGCGGAGGTGCGCGGCACGGGGCTCTTCGCCGGGGTCGAACTGGGCGCGCCAGCCGGCGCGGCACAGCCTTTGGCACAGATTGCCGCGAACGTGGTGAATGGCATGCGCGAGGCCGGTGTGTTGATTTCCGCCACAGGGGTGCAAGGAAATGTGTTGAAAATTCGCCCGCCGCTGCCTTTTTCGGGAGAACATGCGGACCTGCTGATTGAAGCACTCGATGACGCCTTGGCATTCGCCACGGCACGCGCCCGGCTTTAG
- a CDS encoding phosphotransferase → MSDLYPLTLQASLLNPAPQVPASAVRDIAVSVFGQTGEVTPLTGERDQNFHLKTAEGHEYLLKITHPGEPQDVVNFQTEAFRHVARVDPGLPVSTLYPGLCGSYEPLVQINADDRRVVRLFSWMQGEPLHRTAATPALRRNLGVSLAQLDLALRGFFHPASNYPLLWDVKRMQALTRLVERLEGDERRSMAEGFVRNFERYTNPVLPTLRAQVIHNDMNGHNVLVDSGAHETVAGILDFGDIIYAPLIQDLAVACSYHINVTGNPLASVADMVSGYHSVLPLEAAEIDVLFDLIAARLVMTVAITEWRAQHMPENSAYILRNNALAWSGLHRLLTLSRDEARDYLHACCAAEACDVRH, encoded by the coding sequence ATGTCGGATCTTTATCCGCTGACCTTGCAGGCTTCGCTGCTGAATCCGGCACCCCAGGTGCCTGCCAGCGCGGTCCGTGATATCGCCGTCTCGGTGTTCGGCCAGACTGGCGAAGTCACACCGCTGACGGGCGAACGCGACCAGAATTTTCATCTGAAAACTGCTGAGGGACATGAATATCTGCTGAAAATTACGCACCCGGGCGAGCCGCAGGACGTCGTGAACTTTCAGACCGAAGCGTTCCGCCATGTGGCGCGGGTCGATCCGGGCCTGCCTGTGTCGACGTTGTATCCGGGCCTGTGCGGCAGCTACGAGCCGCTAGTGCAGATCAACGCTGACGACCGGCGTGTGGTGCGGCTGTTTTCGTGGATGCAAGGTGAGCCGCTGCATCGCACGGCCGCTACGCCCGCGTTGCGGCGCAATCTAGGCGTGAGTCTGGCACAGCTTGATCTGGCGTTGCGCGGCTTTTTTCATCCGGCGTCGAATTACCCGCTGTTGTGGGACGTCAAACGTATGCAGGCGCTGACCCGGCTGGTGGAGCGGCTTGAAGGCGATGAGCGGCGTAGCATGGCAGAAGGCTTCGTGCGTAATTTCGAGCGCTATACCAACCCAGTGCTGCCTACGCTGCGCGCGCAAGTGATTCACAACGATATGAACGGGCATAACGTGCTGGTCGACAGCGGGGCGCATGAAACTGTCGCGGGCATTCTCGACTTCGGCGACATCATCTACGCGCCGCTGATCCAGGATCTGGCCGTGGCCTGTTCGTATCACATCAATGTGACCGGCAATCCGCTGGCCAGCGTGGCGGACATGGTCAGCGGCTATCACTCGGTGCTGCCGCTCGAAGCGGCTGAGATCGACGTGCTGTTCGACCTGATCGCCGCGCGGCTGGTCATGACGGTCGCTATTACCGAATGGCGCGCCCAGCATATGCCGGAAAACAGTGCCTATATCTTGCGTAACAACGCCCTCGCGTGGAGCGGGTTGCACCGGCTCCTGACCCTGTCACGGGATGAAGCGCGAGATTATCTCCATGCCTGCTGTGCTGCGGAGGCTTGTGATGTCCGTCATTGA
- a CDS encoding PLP-dependent aminotransferase family protein gives MEAILLSDLILPRLVPDSGESLQNQIAQCIQRCVLDGLLKVGHRMPSTRALASQLKVSRITVLRVYERLTSEGYLSASVGSGTYVADTFAQRGPRERPTPTATGISRRGAQIVSSTQGLVQLEGAFVPGVADISQFPFHVWQRLQNRYLRKEFNMLTGYGAGGGYMPLRRALASYLRISRGVQCEPEQVIITAGTHQSLDLCARMLTDHGGTAATEDPCHWGIPTVLRAAGLEVLACKLDDEGVVLDEATLAASPKLLVATPSHQYPSGTVMSLKRRTELLRLAHERDFWILEDDYDSEFHYDERPLPSLQGLDTHGRVLYMGTFSKVLYPGLRMSYVVVPPALADAFATSLAQLFRPGQITTHAAMADFITSGHFAAHVRTMRGVYAERRATLLDSFSRHLGRAATLSGGRAGLHLQCHFDPALDVGALVAEGAALKLSLRELQYYQIEAGQPNGLVLGYGGVPTEQINEKVALLAQCHERLMG, from the coding sequence ATGGAAGCCATTCTTCTTAGCGATCTGATCTTGCCGCGGCTCGTGCCGGATAGCGGCGAGTCGCTGCAAAACCAGATTGCGCAATGCATTCAGCGCTGCGTGCTCGACGGGCTGCTCAAGGTCGGGCACCGCATGCCTTCCACGCGCGCGCTGGCTAGCCAGCTCAAAGTCTCGCGCATTACCGTGCTGCGGGTTTATGAGCGCCTGACGAGCGAGGGCTATCTGAGCGCGAGTGTCGGCAGCGGCACGTATGTCGCCGATACCTTCGCCCAGCGCGGCCCACGCGAGCGCCCCACGCCCACTGCCACTGGCATCTCGCGCCGTGGCGCGCAGATTGTCTCCAGCACGCAAGGGCTGGTGCAGCTGGAAGGCGCGTTCGTGCCTGGCGTGGCGGATATTTCGCAGTTTCCGTTTCATGTGTGGCAGCGCCTGCAAAACCGCTATCTGCGCAAGGAATTCAACATGCTCACCGGTTATGGCGCAGGAGGTGGCTATATGCCACTGCGGCGCGCGCTGGCGAGCTATCTGCGTATTTCGCGCGGGGTGCAGTGCGAACCTGAGCAAGTCATCATCACGGCGGGCACGCATCAGTCGCTCGATCTCTGCGCCCGCATGCTGACCGATCACGGCGGCACCGCCGCCACCGAAGATCCGTGCCACTGGGGGATTCCCACCGTGCTGCGCGCGGCGGGCCTTGAGGTGCTGGCGTGCAAGCTGGACGACGAAGGCGTCGTGCTGGACGAGGCCACGCTCGCCGCCTCGCCCAAATTGCTGGTTGCCACGCCCTCGCACCAGTACCCTTCCGGCACCGTGATGTCGCTCAAGCGGCGCACCGAGTTGCTACGGCTCGCGCATGAACGCGATTTCTGGATTCTCGAAGACGACTACGACAGCGAGTTCCATTACGACGAGCGGCCGCTGCCATCGCTGCAAGGGCTGGATACGCATGGCCGGGTGCTGTACATGGGCACCTTCAGCAAGGTGCTGTATCCGGGCTTGCGCATGTCGTATGTGGTGGTGCCGCCCGCGCTGGCCGACGCCTTCGCCACCAGCCTCGCGCAACTGTTTCGTCCCGGGCAGATCACGACTCATGCGGCCATGGCCGACTTCATCACCTCGGGCCACTTCGCGGCTCACGTGCGCACCATGCGTGGGGTGTATGCCGAGCGCCGCGCGACGTTGCTCGATTCCTTCAGCCGCCACCTCGGGCGGGCTGCGACGCTTTCTGGCGGGCGCGCGGGGCTGCATCTGCAATGCCATTTCGACCCGGCGCTCGACGTCGGCGCGCTGGTGGCCGAGGGCGCGGCGCTCAAGCTCTCGCTGCGCGAGCTGCAGTACTACCAGATCGAAGCGGGCCAACCGAATGGCCTGGTGCTGGGTTATGGCGGCGTGCCCACGGAACAGATCAACGAGAAAGTCGCGCTGCTGGCGCAGTGTCATGAGCGATTGATGGGCTAG
- a CDS encoding response regulator yields the protein MGTICLIDDHAMFREGLALTLRAHMPQMQVLMAASGAQALLRLASEPAVEMIVADYFLPDLGGADLIRRLRAVARNVPLIVLSSADDQRDAHDAFEAGASAFVHKSSHCDELFEVMRRVAQGERGLLRMHQITRPAAPVANGFFGRLTSRQCEVLRLIGVGLRNREIGERLAMTEKTVKNHISSIFSVLGVPNRTQAALLAVQGGLCDGVSDVMPPAALEVMPVVPALQTARASAVVTPAPATLAGKAVQAAPALGMSAAPMLTEIARRSPPPVASAPRVGLARREARLMLPIGAIPCL from the coding sequence ATGGGAACAATCTGCCTGATTGACGACCACGCCATGTTCAGAGAAGGACTGGCGTTGACGTTACGCGCACACATGCCACAGATGCAGGTGCTGATGGCGGCAAGCGGGGCGCAGGCACTGCTGCGGCTAGCGAGTGAGCCGGCTGTGGAGATGATCGTCGCGGACTATTTCTTGCCCGATCTGGGTGGCGCGGATCTGATTCGACGCTTGCGTGCAGTGGCGCGGAATGTGCCGCTAATTGTTCTCTCATCAGCTGACGACCAGCGCGATGCGCACGACGCGTTCGAAGCGGGTGCCAGCGCCTTCGTGCATAAATCCAGCCACTGCGACGAGCTGTTCGAGGTGATGCGGCGTGTGGCTCAAGGTGAGCGTGGTCTGCTGCGGATGCATCAGATCACTCGGCCAGCGGCTCCCGTTGCCAATGGTTTTTTCGGCCGTCTGACTTCACGCCAGTGCGAAGTGTTGCGCCTGATTGGTGTGGGGCTGCGCAACCGGGAGATCGGCGAGCGCCTGGCGATGACCGAAAAAACCGTGAAAAACCATATTTCGTCGATCTTCAGCGTGCTGGGTGTGCCGAACCGGACCCAGGCGGCCCTGCTCGCAGTGCAAGGCGGGTTGTGCGATGGCGTCTCGGATGTGATGCCGCCAGCGGCGCTGGAAGTGATGCCGGTGGTGCCAGCGCTGCAGACAGCGCGGGCGAGCGCAGTGGTGACGCCCGCGCCCGCCACGCTGGCTGGCAAAGCGGTACAAGCGGCACCGGCCCTTGGCATGTCAGCCGCGCCGATGCTGACGGAGATTGCGCGCCGCAGTCCGCCTCCTGTGGCATCCGCACCGCGCGTCGGGCTGGCAAGACGCGAAGCGCGTCTGATGCTGCCCATCGGAGCGATTCCCTGCCTTTGA
- a CDS encoding inositol phosphate phosphatase SopB codes for MNSEYLKNASPKDVGMDLLYPMRKRTPGQDPFNGTPLHGNCALSVEPPAKKFTNDASGSRDVGYLADEASLLQSTAINMIRRSGWAAFFVAEDFALPTCSGAMTRHATKADIAQFEAYRLQVDQALYRVARSAGDKRSQDKLSKKLKRAMAQERNRQRVSVIRREVRSGDILFHSTMTPASQLPALKSRYDKIEENIFTSGFQESAHATNLWSSTCELEDPVTGELKEVSSVLRLAVNAPQIPGASPEEVRAAAVERTLEVLLVAAGMRAPALATTEGQPATEGAEVVGGPLAVPTMSACTSGAKPVKIKLVPISILTPTKGMPEGDMTRLQFETYKKLNDIYKDGGTIKLNGSDDEITEVSAEFFSFSTGVNAGAMLAPDGNTLFGRALGFIFAPLTEYIGGWDYSDTINAASLPGFFAAAREHATLEKSSASTDAEKALAESLAEEIEGLIGDIEAQMKDKRHHTPGKNPYLLPLLLALLAQRAGCIPVINCKSGKDRTAWLDSLIKAYNLQIERSRNSPHLQNKRPEGTSYLEWISDTYEISGYYLFRELFCDIAVQGGSMDIQLLSTGFKGYKVFGLGTPEAMYQLAGYLLDELIGLSRLTSS; via the coding sequence GTGAACTCGGAGTACCTCAAGAACGCGTCCCCCAAAGACGTCGGCATGGACTTGCTGTACCCCATGAGAAAGCGCACGCCAGGCCAGGACCCCTTTAACGGTACCCCGTTGCACGGCAATTGCGCGCTTAGCGTTGAGCCACCCGCCAAAAAATTCACGAATGATGCGTCGGGCTCCAGAGATGTGGGTTATCTCGCGGATGAGGCCAGCTTGCTGCAGAGCACGGCCATCAACATGATTCGGCGATCTGGGTGGGCGGCTTTCTTTGTAGCCGAGGATTTCGCGTTGCCAACGTGCAGTGGGGCGATGACGCGCCATGCCACCAAGGCCGATATCGCGCAGTTCGAGGCCTACCGCCTGCAGGTGGACCAGGCGCTATACCGCGTGGCCCGTAGTGCGGGCGACAAGCGTTCGCAGGATAAGCTCAGCAAAAAGCTGAAACGCGCCATGGCACAGGAGCGTAACCGCCAGCGCGTGTCCGTGATAAGGCGGGAAGTGCGTTCTGGTGACATCCTGTTCCATTCCACGATGACCCCGGCTTCGCAGCTCCCAGCGCTCAAATCCCGCTACGACAAGATCGAAGAGAACATCTTTACCAGCGGCTTCCAGGAAAGCGCGCACGCGACCAATCTCTGGTCGTCGACGTGTGAGCTCGAAGACCCGGTGACGGGGGAGCTCAAGGAGGTTTCAAGCGTGCTGCGTCTTGCCGTGAATGCGCCGCAGATACCGGGAGCAAGCCCTGAAGAAGTCAGGGCGGCTGCGGTTGAACGGACCCTCGAAGTGCTGTTGGTAGCAGCCGGTATGCGCGCGCCTGCGTTAGCCACGACCGAAGGCCAGCCAGCGACGGAGGGCGCTGAGGTGGTGGGTGGCCCGCTAGCAGTCCCCACCATGTCTGCGTGCACCTCTGGCGCGAAGCCTGTGAAGATCAAGCTCGTGCCGATTTCGATACTCACGCCAACGAAAGGTATGCCTGAAGGGGACATGACGAGGCTGCAGTTCGAGACGTATAAAAAGCTGAATGACATTTATAAAGATGGCGGCACGATAAAACTGAATGGGTCTGATGACGAGATCACCGAGGTCTCAGCCGAGTTTTTTTCGTTCAGCACCGGAGTGAATGCCGGTGCCATGCTGGCTCCCGACGGTAATACGCTGTTCGGTCGGGCGCTGGGTTTTATCTTTGCACCGTTAACGGAATACATCGGCGGCTGGGACTACTCCGACACCATCAATGCCGCCTCGTTGCCCGGATTTTTTGCGGCTGCCAGGGAGCACGCCACACTGGAAAAGAGCAGCGCGTCCACTGACGCTGAGAAAGCGCTAGCAGAGTCGCTTGCCGAGGAAATCGAAGGGCTGATAGGGGACATCGAGGCGCAGATGAAGGACAAGCGCCATCACACACCGGGCAAGAATCCGTATTTATTGCCGCTGCTGCTAGCGCTCCTTGCACAGCGCGCAGGTTGCATTCCGGTCATTAACTGCAAGAGCGGCAAGGATCGCACCGCGTGGCTGGATTCACTGATCAAGGCTTACAACCTGCAGATCGAGCGCAGCCGCAACTCGCCGCATTTGCAAAACAAACGTCCGGAAGGCACGAGCTACCTTGAGTGGATCTCCGACACTTATGAGATATCTGGCTATTACCTGTTTCGTGAGCTGTTTTGTGATATCGCCGTACAGGGTGGCAGCATGGATATCCAGCTCCTGAGCACCGGGTTCAAGGGCTACAAGGTGTTTGGTCTGGGCACGCCTGAAGCGATGTACCAGTTGGCGGGCTACTTGCTGGACGAACTGATCGGACTCTCCAGACTGACGAGTAGTTAA
- a CDS encoding response regulator transcription factor, whose translation MRVGIASGDAVLIHSIGECFGHDGVAVDAYSDDRKLLRAMRGGRYDMVLIDVQHDMIAARPLLSWRNGNPDLFTPVIVLARHPDWSDLRALAQAGAQDVVHRDDVEQIRFRVYLVLQREGRNRLADRLQHGPYTLHRDLGAIFVNGTEVALTAREFSLAWLFFSHPGRVLSRAQIAATVWDACKEIAARSIEQHIHTLRKKLKLSATGLCNIRTVYALGYRLDLLASEPSQRDAARAETCLAPRRVLADYADG comes from the coding sequence GTGAGAGTTGGAATAGCGAGTGGCGATGCCGTGCTGATCCACAGCATCGGGGAATGTTTTGGGCATGATGGCGTGGCGGTAGATGCCTATAGCGACGACCGCAAACTGCTGCGCGCGATGCGCGGCGGACGTTACGACATGGTGCTGATCGACGTGCAGCACGACATGATTGCAGCGCGGCCGCTGCTGTCGTGGCGCAATGGCAATCCCGACTTGTTTACGCCGGTGATCGTGCTGGCGCGTCATCCAGACTGGTCGGATCTGCGGGCGCTGGCGCAAGCCGGGGCGCAAGACGTGGTGCACCGGGATGATGTCGAGCAGATTCGTTTCCGGGTCTATCTCGTGCTGCAGCGTGAAGGGCGTAACCGTCTGGCTGACCGTCTGCAGCACGGGCCGTATACGTTGCATCGGGATCTCGGCGCGATCTTCGTGAATGGCACCGAGGTGGCGCTGACGGCGCGTGAGTTTTCACTGGCGTGGCTTTTTTTCTCTCACCCGGGGCGGGTGCTGAGCCGCGCGCAGATCGCTGCGACGGTGTGGGATGCGTGCAAGGAGATCGCCGCGCGTTCGATTGAGCAGCACATTCATACGCTGCGTAAAAAACTCAAGTTATCGGCCACCGGGCTGTGCAATATCCGCACGGTGTATGCGCTGGGCTACCGGCTTGATTTGCTCGCGTCCGAGCCGTCGCAGCGCGATGCGGCCCGGGCGGAGACGTGCCTGGCACCGCGCCGGGTGCTGGCGGATTACGCGGATGGCTAG